The stretch of DNA GGAAGATGGCAAAAATGCTAAATATTGACAAAATAATTACTGGGCATGAGCTCCCATTTGGAACCTCTCCATTTAAGAATTTAAAGGATAGCATTACCATGATAAGATTACTCACAGGCTATAAATTAACCGACGATGATAGGTATAATATATTAAAGGAGCTCCCATGGAAAGACCCAGAATTAGGGGGATATACCACAAACTGTTTAGTGCTTGCACCAGCTTTGAGAGAATTCCATAAAAAACATGGTTTTAGTTTTGAATTCAATAGGGTTTGTGCAATGGTGAGATATGGGTTAATGGATAGAAAAAAAGCCATGGAAGTGCTAAAATGTCCTGATGTTCCTGATGAGATATATTCGGAGCTCCGAAGGAGAGGGCTTGATTTAAAATATTATGATAATGATAAAGATTAATAACGATTATAATAGCGATAGCAATATAATAAAATAAAATGGCAATAATAACGATAATGATAAAATAATGAAGTGATATTATGATAACACTTGAAATGAAAATACCTTCAAATGAAAATATCGTTAAAAGCTTAGAGGTTGATGATATAAAAAATGGGTTAATTATAAAAACAACATACAACAAAAACTTAAAAAATTTGGAATTACTCGTAAAAACAAACACAATAGGTTCATTAAAAAATATACTTGACGATTATTTTGTTAATTACAATATGGTAATGGATATTATTGAAATAAATGAAAAAAATGATAATAAAATAATAAAATAATTAATGAAATAAAAGAAATTAAAATTAAAATTAAAAAAAGAAAAAATAAAGGGGATATGGAGTGAAATTAAAAGATATATCGAGGTTAATAGAAAACTTTGATATGAGATATATAATAAGAGGACTTATTGATGGTTCTTTATCATCCCTTGGTGTTGTAATAGGAGCTAGTGGTGGAGATGTTTCTATAATAATTGCCGC from Methanothermococcus okinawensis IH1 encodes:
- a CDS encoding KEOPS complex subunit Pcc1 translates to MITLEMKIPSNENIVKSLEVDDIKNGLIIKTTYNKNLKNLELLVKTNTIGSLKNILDDYFVNYNMVMDIIEINEKNDNKIIK